Proteins encoded within one genomic window of Myxococcus virescens:
- a CDS encoding serine/threonine-protein kinase, whose translation MSEEKNRSAPPEGTDATLLSPHPRPAITDVTEGALFAGRYVLEELAGRGGMGAVYRARDTLVGDVVALKLLELGASPAPEWLERFRREVRLARRITHRHVARTFDLGEHSGRLYLTMEYVAGESLQTLMEREHTVPPARAARLVLALCEGLAAAHAAGVVHRDLKPANVLVEVRGRVVLTDFGIARALAGEGASRTQGLVGTPMYMAPEQLESGEVDARADLYATGLVLYQLLTGASPFAGDSPMAVAMARLRQPPPDPRLLAAVPDALAELVLACLSREPSGRPRDAACVADALRQWLGSVGEAIEPEHAHGASTPQPSGFSHASMSSGGLVSRTPLRPDEQSLAVLPLRFLGASDQAFLGDGVTEALIDVLSKTRGLRVQSSGATERFRQERDPRVAARELGVELLVDGTLQAAGKTVRVTLRVVEGASGTQLWSGRFDDADDDPFQLQDRLGQRLAEALRGELTILAYRSTVPAEALALYRQALSRMLAHSMTRELKDEVITPLEQLHDSVPGFPHAAAQHAVATLRAGFISTLADEVDWDALARTSLERARQVAPELVETKLAQAILATREGRWRDAVVALRTALDTAPTFAPALQLLGNLQCEAGRADEGLPRLKLAYALEPAMAICLVEVARCSALRGDDATYQWCMARLNSQPLLGMAVLILRMRVAAWRGDMDDVRQCRDALNEDPSHMASYVATYCSAALGEVSVEAAMATLDGMLTRQQVNSRFASMVCQLAAELMCIRGAPAEALRYLQQAANLALIDLEWMDRCPALTPLRAQPGFAEARRKVRSRVEAIWSA comes from the coding sequence GTGTCCGAGGAGAAAAACCGGAGTGCGCCACCCGAGGGGACCGATGCGACGTTGCTATCGCCGCACCCGCGTCCCGCCATCACCGACGTGACGGAGGGCGCGCTGTTCGCCGGGCGCTATGTCCTCGAGGAGTTGGCCGGGCGCGGTGGAATGGGCGCGGTGTACCGGGCGCGGGACACGCTGGTGGGCGACGTGGTGGCGTTGAAGCTGCTGGAGCTGGGCGCCTCGCCCGCGCCGGAGTGGCTGGAGCGCTTCCGCCGCGAGGTCCGTCTGGCCCGGCGCATCACCCATCGGCACGTGGCGCGGACCTTCGATCTGGGCGAGCACTCGGGCCGCCTCTACCTGACCATGGAGTACGTGGCGGGAGAGAGCCTTCAAACGTTGATGGAACGCGAGCACACGGTGCCTCCCGCGCGGGCGGCGCGGCTGGTCCTGGCGCTTTGTGAGGGCCTGGCGGCGGCGCATGCCGCGGGCGTCGTGCACCGGGACTTGAAGCCGGCCAACGTCCTGGTGGAGGTCCGTGGCCGCGTGGTGCTCACCGACTTCGGCATTGCCCGGGCATTGGCGGGCGAGGGGGCTTCGCGCACGCAGGGACTGGTGGGCACGCCCATGTACATGGCGCCCGAGCAGTTGGAGAGTGGCGAGGTGGATGCCCGCGCCGACCTCTACGCCACGGGCCTGGTGCTCTACCAGTTGCTCACCGGAGCGTCTCCGTTCGCCGGTGATTCGCCCATGGCCGTGGCCATGGCCCGTCTGCGGCAGCCGCCGCCCGATCCACGCCTGCTGGCGGCGGTGCCGGATGCGCTGGCGGAGTTGGTGCTCGCGTGCTTGTCGCGTGAGCCCTCCGGCCGGCCGCGGGACGCGGCCTGTGTGGCGGACGCGCTGAGGCAGTGGCTTGGTTCTGTCGGTGAGGCCATCGAGCCCGAACATGCCCATGGCGCATCCACACCACAGCCCAGCGGTTTCAGCCACGCTTCGATGTCCTCGGGCGGGCTGGTATCTCGCACGCCATTGCGCCCTGATGAGCAGTCGCTGGCGGTGCTGCCGCTGCGCTTCCTGGGTGCTTCGGACCAGGCGTTTCTGGGCGACGGTGTGACGGAGGCGCTCATCGACGTGCTGTCGAAGACGCGGGGGCTCCGGGTGCAGAGCAGCGGGGCCACGGAGCGTTTCCGGCAGGAGCGGGACCCTCGCGTCGCGGCGCGCGAGCTGGGAGTGGAGTTGCTGGTGGATGGGACGCTCCAGGCCGCGGGCAAGACGGTGCGCGTGACGCTCCGGGTGGTGGAGGGCGCGTCGGGCACGCAGCTGTGGAGCGGCCGTTTCGACGATGCGGATGACGACCCATTCCAGCTCCAGGACCGGCTGGGGCAGCGTCTGGCGGAAGCCCTCCGCGGCGAGCTGACCATCCTGGCCTACCGCTCCACCGTGCCAGCGGAGGCCCTGGCCCTCTACCGGCAGGCGCTCTCCCGGATGCTCGCGCACTCGATGACGCGGGAATTGAAGGACGAGGTCATCACGCCGCTCGAACAGCTTCACGACTCGGTGCCTGGCTTCCCGCACGCGGCGGCGCAGCATGCGGTGGCGACGCTTCGGGCGGGCTTCATCAGCACCCTGGCGGACGAGGTCGACTGGGATGCCCTGGCGCGGACCAGCCTGGAACGGGCCCGACAGGTGGCGCCGGAGCTCGTGGAGACGAAGCTGGCCCAGGCCATCCTGGCCACCCGCGAAGGCCGGTGGCGGGACGCGGTGGTGGCCTTGCGCACGGCGCTCGATACGGCTCCCACGTTCGCGCCCGCGCTCCAACTCCTCGGCAACCTCCAATGTGAGGCGGGGCGCGCGGATGAAGGCCTGCCGCGCTTGAAGCTGGCCTACGCACTGGAGCCGGCCATGGCCATCTGCCTGGTCGAGGTGGCGCGTTGCAGCGCGCTGCGTGGCGACGATGCGACCTACCAGTGGTGCATGGCGCGTCTGAACAGTCAGCCCCTGCTGGGCATGGCGGTCCTCATCCTCCGCATGCGGGTCGCGGCCTGGAGGGGCGACATGGACGACGTCCGCCAGTGCCGGGACGCGTTGAACGAAGACCCGAGCCACATGGCCTCCTACGTGGCCACCTACTGCTCGGCGGCGCTGGGCGAGGTATCGGTGGAGGCCGCGATGGCCACCCTGGACGGCATGCTCACCCGGCAGCAGGTGAACTCGCGCTTCGCGTCGATGGTGTGTCAGCTCGCGGCGGAGTTGATGTGCATCCGGGGCGCGCCCGCCGAGGCGCTGCGTTATCTCCAGCAGGCGGCGAACCTGGCGCTCATCGATCTGGAGTGGATGGACCGCTGCCCGGCGCTGACGCCCCTGCGCGCGCAGCCCGGCTTCGCGGAGGCGCGGCGCAAGGTGCGCTCCCGCGTGGAAGCCATCTGGTCCGCATGA